The following are encoded together in the Pedobacter steynii genome:
- a CDS encoding ArsR/SmtB family transcription factor has protein sequence MKQLEIFKALSNKTRLEILLWLKDPESSFPEQLHAGFEVGVCVGEIQRKAGLTQSTVSEYLAILQRAGLVESTRVGQWTYYKRNEDTFAELSKIIQSDI, from the coding sequence ATGAAACAGTTAGAAATATTTAAAGCACTTTCCAACAAGACCAGACTGGAAATTTTGCTATGGTTAAAGGATCCGGAATCCAGTTTTCCCGAGCAGCTGCATGCAGGCTTTGAAGTTGGGGTTTGTGTAGGAGAGATCCAGCGAAAAGCCGGACTTACCCAATCTACGGTTTCCGAATATTTAGCTATTCTTCAACGTGCGGGCCTGGTAGAATCGACCAGGGTAGGGCAATGGACCTATTACAAGCGTAATGAAGACACATTTGCAGAGTTGAGTAAAATTATCCAATCCGATATTTAA
- a CDS encoding NADH:flavin oxidoreductase, protein MNTDSLFRPFSLKSLNIKNRIVMAPMTRSFSPNGIPGANVATYYQKRAEGEVGLILSEGTVIDRIASSNDANIPHFHGAAALSGWENVIKDVHSAGGKMGPQIWHMGIMDNHHSGWVPSAPFEGPSGLNRPGFNNGNTMTENDITEAILAYGRAAADAKRLGFDTVEIHGAHGYLIDQFFWEGTNLRTDGYGGKTLPERSRFAIEVVKEVRRQVGDDFAVILRLSQWKPADYTNQMAKTPEELEAWLNPMADAGVDIFHCSQRRFWEPEFEGSDLNFAGWAKKVSGKATITVGSVGLSGEFLGAFAGESSEPSSLEELMRRMDRGDFDLVAVGRPLLSDPNWVKKIREERTGELKGFTKAALSQLVLD, encoded by the coding sequence ATGAATACTGACAGCTTATTCAGACCGTTTAGCCTGAAATCATTAAATATTAAGAACAGAATTGTAATGGCTCCGATGACGAGGTCATTTTCCCCAAATGGTATACCTGGTGCTAACGTTGCCACTTATTATCAAAAGAGAGCGGAGGGAGAGGTTGGACTGATCCTTTCAGAAGGGACTGTAATTGACCGTATCGCTTCTTCTAATGATGCCAATATTCCTCACTTTCATGGAGCAGCTGCTTTGTCGGGATGGGAAAATGTGATCAAAGACGTTCATTCGGCAGGAGGAAAAATGGGGCCGCAGATCTGGCATATGGGAATTATGGACAACCATCATTCGGGATGGGTGCCATCTGCACCATTTGAAGGTCCCTCAGGGCTAAACAGACCTGGTTTTAACAATGGAAATACCATGACTGAAAATGACATTACCGAGGCAATCCTGGCCTATGGACGTGCAGCAGCAGACGCAAAACGCCTTGGATTCGATACGGTTGAGATTCACGGTGCTCATGGTTACCTGATCGACCAGTTCTTTTGGGAAGGTACCAATTTACGTACAGATGGTTATGGTGGCAAGACTTTGCCGGAACGGAGCCGTTTTGCAATTGAAGTGGTCAAAGAAGTGCGTAGACAGGTAGGAGATGATTTTGCAGTGATCCTTCGTTTATCACAATGGAAACCTGCTGACTATACCAATCAAATGGCCAAAACACCCGAAGAACTGGAGGCCTGGTTAAATCCTATGGCAGACGCAGGGGTGGATATTTTCCATTGTTCACAACGTCGGTTCTGGGAGCCTGAATTTGAAGGCTCTGACCTCAACTTTGCCGGATGGGCTAAAAAGGTAAGCGGAAAAGCCACGATTACTGTGGGATCTGTTGGGCTAAGCGGAGAATTTTTAGGTGCTTTTGCTGGCGAAAGTTCTGAACCAAGCTCATTAGAAGAGTTAATGCGCCGTATGGATAGAGGAGATTTTGACCTTGTAGCTGTTGGAAGACCATTGCTTTCAGATCCAAATTGGGTAAAGAAAATCAGAGAAGAACGTACCGGAGAATTAAAAGGCTTTACCAAAGCTGCATTGAGTCAGCTGGTTTTAGATTAA
- a CDS encoding DUF2490 domain-containing protein gives MLLFWANTRIKDQNMRISFFLLAMLCSLSQIAIAQVQHQNTGWLFLLNNNKINKKWGTHLDIQLRSSDQFSQLRNLMFRPGLTYFINDKSDVTLGYLLNETFVDQVGRKDLRLTEHRIWQQYIYKHKISTVNISHRFRLEQRFMEQNGAEDLFAQRFRYFFRTILPLAKGKQNFDQGFFAALQNELFFNVQQKDKLNGHFFDQNRAYLAGGYRFSKKLDLEAGYLNQTVKGAGSNSMNHAIQLALYTRF, from the coding sequence ATGTTATTATTTTGGGCAAACACACGAATTAAAGATCAGAATATGCGTATTTCCTTCTTTTTACTAGCGATGCTATGCAGTTTAAGTCAAATTGCCATTGCCCAGGTTCAACATCAAAATACGGGCTGGTTGTTTCTTTTGAATAATAACAAAATCAATAAAAAATGGGGAACTCATCTCGACATACAATTGAGGTCCTCGGATCAGTTTTCTCAATTGAGAAATTTGATGTTCAGACCAGGGCTTACCTATTTTATCAATGATAAAAGTGATGTAACACTGGGATATTTACTGAATGAAACCTTTGTCGATCAGGTTGGCAGAAAAGACCTGCGGCTTACCGAGCATCGGATATGGCAGCAATACATTTATAAGCATAAAATCAGTACGGTTAATATAAGTCACAGGTTCCGCCTGGAGCAAAGGTTCATGGAACAGAATGGTGCTGAAGATTTGTTTGCACAAAGGTTCAGGTACTTTTTCCGGACAATCCTTCCGCTGGCGAAAGGAAAACAAAATTTTGATCAGGGATTTTTTGCTGCTTTACAGAACGAACTTTTTTTTAATGTTCAGCAAAAGGACAAACTGAATGGTCATTTTTTTGATCAGAACAGGGCATATCTCGCGGGCGGATACCGTTTTAGTAAAAAACTGGACCTGGAGGCTGGTTATTTAAATCAGACGGTAAAGGGAGCAGGCAGTAATTCTATGAA